GGGTCCGGTACGTAGAACCCGCGGCGGTCAGTTTTCACATTGTGGTGGTGCTGGCACAGTGCGAACAGGTTGTCCACGGTGGTTTCCCCGCCTTCGTCGTACGGAATGCGGTGGTCCAACTGGCACTGTTCGGCCGGGCGGTTGCAGTTTGGGTACACGCACGAACCGTCCCGTGCGAATACCGCGTGGCGCATCGCATCGTTGGGGACGTATCCGGCGAGGGTGTGTTCGGCGGCGTCGTCGAGGTCGCGCTCGACGGGTTCGGTGCCGGCGAGCCACCGCTCGAACTCAGCAGTGGTTTCGGCATCAGTCCAGCCCAGGCCCGGGATGTACACGGCATCGTCGTCCACGCGGTCCTTCGGTGTGTAGATGTTCAGCACCGGGGTGATAGTGGTCCCGGTGAGTTCACCTGTGAGCAGTTTCTCGGCCGCTTCCGCCATCGCGATGCCCTGCTCCCGGGCGACCGCCTTCACATTGGCGCGGATTCGTCGCGCAGTAAGCGGATTTGTGAGCAGCTCGACGGAGGCGCTGTCTTTGCCTAGGTGCGAATTGTCGTCGATCCGTAACGTGTCGGTCTTTTCCTGTTCGCGTTTGTCACGTTTGTCCGCGTCGTAGCCGTGGGAACGATTGAGCCGCTTGATCGCTGCGCGGATGCGGTCCGTGACAGTCTTGCGTTGGGGAATTTGCTGGTTGTCGCGTTTTGGGGTGAAGGTGTCGGCGAGGATGTCGTCGATAAGCGAAAGCGCTTCGTCGTCAGGGTTAGGGCCGAGTTCTTCGATCGCGGTGTACATCGCGGTGATGTGTCCGATATCCATCACGCGCGTATGGTGCTGCAGCTCTCGGGTCTGCGGAAGCTCCCGCAGTGCCGCGTGCCCCAGGACGGCGTTTTTCACGAATCCTTTGTGCCAGCCGGTGGAGCACCGGATTTCCTCGATGATCATGTCAAAGTCGTCTTCGACGTGGCCTTCGTACGCGTACATGCCGAACATTCCCCAGTAGATGTCGCGGATCGCTTGGGCGTCGCTTGCATGCGGGTCGTCAGTGCGTTGGTTGCGAAACATCGGTTCGATTGCCGTGGTCATGGTCCCCCCTTTGCGGTGTTGCCAATAACAATATCGAACACACGGACGAGTGTCAAGGGAATGGCCAGGAAAAATAAAAAATAATACGCTTGCACATTCGAACAATTTGAGTTATTGTATGAAAATCATATAAAACGACCACGACACGCAAGGTGGAGCAATTGCTTTTCGACGCCACCGTGATCCCACGTAAGCCACACCGGGTGATGCCCGGCGTGGTGCATCTACCTGCGTTTTTTACGACGAAGCGTCAGCGGGAAATCGTGGACCAAGCAAGAGAATTGGCGCGTTCGGTAGCGGGGACTCCGGTGGCGATGCGACAGCCGAAGGTGGGCGGCGGGCAGATGGATGCGTGGATGCTGTCGCTCGGCTGGTTTTGGGCAACCAACCCGTACCGCATGCTGCGGGAAGTGAACGGTGTTCCGGTGCCGCCAGTACCGGAGAACTTCCAGGCCATTGCGGACGAGGCGATGGAGCGGGCGCGGGCAGTCGATCCGCTCGTTGGCCCAACGCCGAAGGTGGAGACGGCGCTGGTGAATTTCTATCCGCCGGGGAAGGGGATGGGGCTGCATGTGGACGCGGAAGAGAAGTCCGAAAATGCTGTGGTCAGCCTCTCGTTCGGACAGGACACGATTTTTCGCATCGACGGCCACGATATTCTCTTGATGTCTGGAGACGTCGTGGTGTTCGGTGGACCGGCCAGACGCGCGAAACACGGTGTGCTGGGCGCACGGAAAGGGACGTCGCAGCTGCTCGAC
Above is a genomic segment from Corynebacterium lujinxingii containing:
- a CDS encoding alpha-ketoglutarate-dependent dioxygenase AlkB; translated protein: MEQLLFDATVIPRKPHRVMPGVVHLPAFFTTKRQREIVDQARELARSVAGTPVAMRQPKVGGGQMDAWMLSLGWFWATNPYRMLREVNGVPVPPVPENFQAIADEAMERARAVDPLVGPTPKVETALVNFYPPGKGMGLHVDAEEKSENAVVSLSFGQDTIFRIDGHDILLMSGDVVVFGGPARRAKHGVLGARKGTSQLLDGRLNITMRQMEEV
- a CDS encoding HNH endonuclease signature motif containing protein, which encodes MTTAIEPMFRNQRTDDPHASDAQAIRDIYWGMFGMYAYEGHVEDDFDMIIEEIRCSTGWHKGFVKNAVLGHAALRELPQTRELQHHTRVMDIGHITAMYTAIEELGPNPDDEALSLIDDILADTFTPKRDNQQIPQRKTVTDRIRAAIKRLNRSHGYDADKRDKREQEKTDTLRIDDNSHLGKDSASVELLTNPLTARRIRANVKAVAREQGIAMAEAAEKLLTGELTGTTITPVLNIYTPKDRVDDDAVYIPGLGWTDAETTAEFERWLAGTEPVERDLDDAAEHTLAGYVPNDAMRHAVFARDGSCVYPNCNRPAEQCQLDHRIPYDEGGETTVDNLFALCQHHHNVKTDRRGFYVPDPATGDIVWLFPDGTYEISTPEGLLQEQVTPTNPRWQSSLSNVRKNRAHAAAFYAKGHRILDIFDEDLDLEKAQTAIRELEQEYKMEFPFEPEMPWVEPLPPEPVEPLFPDPEFDYPDENPFHNPIATFPLEKVS